From one Salmo salar chromosome ssa09, Ssal_v3.1, whole genome shotgun sequence genomic stretch:
- the LOC106611898 gene encoding rootletin isoform X5: MEGNMITTAGTGTGADSVTMVTGPTGTPDLQVLTHRVKLLEHSLRDNVSSFTESESALHNRIRELEVSEQSLLQKVEDLTANSVLHCPSMLQRQRLDERLHTLREEVRSMSQEKERGDRVWRERLRRCQAQLRAKEEEMGRQSQYFEHFKSQLHHKLDLARDREQGLQTRLHQLERQVLEMNVSAATYIVPVNTASTNSVTAANVNPIIVPTSGQQRTETERLPHPREEGEGEEEDGEEKTQRRHYGQQLQQKQGADDREIEGEREGEEEGESLGGEARLRSFILSLQEDLRGLLEREEQELAEQRGLMEQLQEAQENNHFLSCTLEEMRTVVHRLKLTESSLMEEVEELQEENQRLCQRLSHTLRQTNHSLGSTDPSPVSTPSLATSLTNAPGLSQPVPCSVDNTDPVKMIPGQSSLDTPPSAHHHGATERSQENSTLPLPQPDLLNLSGHRSQNPCLISLGTKSIEGLGELTLRDWCPGPGGVPSLNLEEGTSEETEALREAYRSMGGDMDSLRDHRDQLESTLRHTQDQLHRVTEENAQLKCKLRAQGETGACEVEQGSSLVGESMTNVQENKVPTPNLIPQGSRELTATPYQNDTILALAQDDLSLYALAQDDLALALNQENRALGRRIQELLAHIERQEGESERELVQLRLQVSLLERESTRLEQENQEQGGLITELTRKTEDDLNTIIELQERRVESSQLGLQQEDRLTTESTCRLRENRDELIGYLSDLKEEREQVSLSLSSQTEEKHQLTRSMWVLKEERDQIHKSLCSLKEEKEQLTRSLCGLKDERDKVMRSMCGLKEGRDQLVQSMSGLQEERHQPVQSMSGLQEERDQLVQSMSGLQEERHQPVQSMSGLQEERDQPVQSMSGLQEERDQLVQSMSGLQEERDQLVQSMSGLQEERDQLVQSMSGLQEERDQLVQSVTGLQEERDQLVQSMSGLQEERDQLVQSMSGLQEERDQPVQSMSGLQEERDQPVQSMSGLQEEKDQLVQSMSGLQEERDQLVQSMSGLQEERDQLVQSMSGLQEERDQLVQSVTGLQEERDQLVQSMSGLQEERDQLVQSVTGLQEERDQLVQSMSGLQEERDQLVQSMSGLQEERDQLVQSMSRLQEERDKLLQSLFSQKDERDQLMQSMCGLKGQRDQLTQTLSRLEQERDKLSSLSLQTRKRYQVDQFVSDLKEEKEQLVQSMDVLREQREQLTEERDQLQMDVATLRNQLLLQGRSHNQQPSENHVGKATRTEVVATERGGQMPKTHDDGDVTHRCLATVYSYKTIRLAQSAQDHLGEKEGTDVEQSGLMREIESLGLELRSSREVLKKTQSEAQRWYRELGVSEVRREEAEKRAGKAANKVKRAVQAANEVKRVVQAANEVKRAVQAANEVKRVVQAANEVGMREETKEVEEMKRENHTLRAELGEVKSRLVGLEREKTDAHSLRIKIEEKFSLLQAELKAKSVALKELSSEYTSLKREQGSREDWSNTLTLLRVRYDDIRAKYNVLLRKSQTDQDIAPLKAKLSCLVGKCQQRNSLLVQLMRALRRYGCLDYNLTQEAEDLLNDTALQDYASTFTPPSTAALQENTPLLPPAASERPERSQTSAAASTAQELSKAVSEGSRREHFRVCVATADYCPSPNMPHTLLPMLPLSAGESVQVTGLPDRRGMYHAEVKGKSGLVPARFLEENGRPLILTSPSPERCASLTRKLTSPGKIINLHQQLQNTLSNSYQVFPSKTSPQVYSSPPSGQGYSPGYPNHNPSAPNRPKHTLVATTPIITTTSLLSTTAPTKTTSDGATSPKQTPNRAHPTTNPPVHTTTTTTALSSGKEPLSKTVSIAATSNVTTPVNTPPTAVAQTAKAQTTTALWNTAPTKSAPSTITAGTTAPTKMAPITTALSLAELSRLPDEDHCIKKPLAILQPEQAKPTKPRAIPEPPAEVGSVEVLRTVGQSSLMIGWERPPLDELGCSNGTFVYGYMICVEGEFHKSVMSSACTKCILENLDLSGPVHISVQTLGSNGLYAEKVLLIYRGKHTQFRTDHTRVNTASAAPCTDPAYLDCRTPPTHRHSGSTQPFVAIYNYNPLKDSPNLHPSRELALREGDTVILLGNPRNDGFCQAEVGQSTTSR, from the exons ATGGAGGGGAACATGATTACAACAGCGGGGACCGGAACCGGAGCTGACTCTGTAACCATGGTAACAGGTCCCACTGGCACCCCGGATCTCCAGGTTCTGACCCACAGAGTGAAGCTTCTAGAGCACAGCCTGAGAGACAACGTCAGCTCCTTCACTGAGTCTGAGAGCGCTCTGCACAACAG GATTAGAGAGTTGGAGGTGTCAGAACAGAGCCTGCTACAGAAGGTGGAGGACCTTACTGCCAACTCAGTCCTCCACTGCCCCAGCATGCTGCAGCGCCAGAGGCTGGACGAGCGGCTCCACACGCTGAGGGAGGAGGTACGCTCCATG TCCCAGGAGAAGGAGCGTGGGGATCGTGTGTGGAGGGAGAGGCTGCGGCGCTGCCAGGCCCAGCTCAGGGCTAAAGAAGAGGAGATGGGCCGCCAGTCTCAGTACTTTGAGCACTTTAAGAGCCAGCTGCACCACAAGCTAGACCTGGCCAGAGACAGGGAGCAGGGCCTGCAGACCAGACTCCACCAGCTGGAGCGACAGGTGCTGGAGATGAACGTATCTGCTGCCACCTACATAGTCCCTGTCAACACAGCTAGCACCAACTCCGTTACTGCAGCCAATGTCAATCCCATCATAGTACCAACCTCAGGccaacagagaacagagacagagagactgcccCACCcaagggaggaaggagaaggagaggaggaggacggtGAGGAGAAGACACAGCGGAGACACTACGGACAACAGCTCCAGCAGAAGCAGGGAGCGGATgatagagaaatagagggagaaagagagggggaggaagagggtgagagtCTGGGGGGTGAGGCTAGACTGAGAAGCTTCATCCTCAGCCTCCAGGAGGACCTCCGGGGTCTGCTGGAGAGGGAGGAGCAGGAGCTGGCGGAGCAGAGGGGGCTGATGGAACAGCTGCAGGAAGCGCAGGAGAACAACCACTTCTTGTCCTGTACGTTGGAGGAGATGAGGACGGTGGTCCACAGACTGAAGCTGACAGAGAGCTCCCtgatggaggaggtggaggagctgcAAGAGGAGAACCAGAGACTGTGTCAGAGGCTCAGCCACACCCTGAGACAGACCAACCACAGCCTGGGTTCTACTGACCCCAGCCCTGTCTCTACCCCCAGCCTGGCTACCTCCCTGACAAACGCCCCTGGCCTGAGTCAACCAGTTCCCTGCTCTGTGGACAACACTGACCCG GTGAAGATGATCCCAGGCCAGTCTTCACTAGACACACCTCCCTCTGCTCATCACCATGGAGCAACAGAGAGGTCACAGGAAAACTCCACTCTGCCTCTGCCCCAGCCGGACCTCCTGAACCTCTCAGGCCACCGTAGCCAGAACCCCTGCCTCATATCCCTGGGTACTAAGAGCATTGAGGGTCTGGGGGAGTTGACCCTGAGGGACTGGTGTCCTGGTCCTGGGGGCGTCCCCTCTCTAAACCTGGAGGAGGGGACAAGCGAGGAGACTGAGGCCCTGAGAGAGGCTTACAGGAGCATGGGGGGCGACATGGACTCACTCCGGGACCACAGGGACCAGCTGGAGAGCACGCtacgacacacacaggaccagctgCACAGGGTGACCGAGGAGAACGCCCAACTGAAATGTAAACTCAGGGcgcagggagaaacaggggcctGCGAGGTGGAGCAGGGGTCCTCGCTTGTAGGCGAGAGCATGACAAATGTCCAGGAAAACAAGGTGCCAACTCCAAACCTAATACCCCAGGGGAGCAGAGAGCTCACTGCAACTCCATATCAGAATGATACTATCCTAGCCTTAGCCCAGGATGACCTGTCCCTGTATGCCTTAGCCCAGGATGACCTAGCCCTAGCCTTGAACCAGGAGAACCGGGCCCTGGGCAGGCGTATCCAGGAGCTCCTAGCCCACATAGAGCGCcaggagggggagagtgagagggagctaGTCCAGCTCAGGCTACAGGTGTCCCTGCTAGAGAGGGAGAGCACCAGGCTGGAGCAGGAGAACCAGGAGCAGGGAGGTCTCATCACTGAGCTGACCAGGAAGACTGAGGATGACCTCAACACTATCATAGAGCTGCAGGAAAGACGGGTCGAGAGCAGTCAGCTAGGCCTACAGCAGGAGGACCGTTTGACCACGGAGTCAACGTGCAGGCTTAGAGAGAACAGGGACGAGCTGATTGGCTATCTCAGTGATCTCAAAGAGGAAAGAGAACAGGTGTCCCTCTCACTTAGCAGTCAAACAGAGGAGAAACACCAGCTAACGCGCTCCATGTGGGTTCTGAAAGAAGAACGCGACCAGATCCATAAGTCACTCTGCAGTTTAAAAGAAGAGAAAGAACAGCTGACAAGGTCCCTCTGTGGTCTGAAAGATGAGAGAGACAAGGTGATGCGGTCAATGTGTGGTTTAAAAGAGGGGAGAGATCAGCTAGTTCAGTCAATGTCTGGACTCCAGGAGGAGAGACACCAGCCAGTTCAGTCAATGTCTGGACTccaggaggagagagaccagctagtTCAGTCAATGTCTGGACTCCAGGAGGAGAGACACCAGCCAGTTCAGTCAATGTCTGGACTccaggaggagagagaccagcCAGTTCAGTCAATGTCTGGACTccaggaggagagagaccagctagtTCAGTCAATGTCTGGACTccaggaggagagagaccagctagtTCAGTCAATGTCTGGACTccaggaggagagagaccagctagtTCAGTCAATGTCTGGACTccaggaggagagagaccagctagttcagtcagtgactggactccaggaggagagagaccagctagtTCAGTCAATGTCTGGACTccaggaggagagagaccagctagtTCAGTCAATGTCTGGACTccaggaggagagagaccagcCAGTTCAGTCAATGTCTGGACTccaggaggagagagaccagcCAGTTCAGTCAATGTCTGGACTCCAGGAGGAGAAGGACCAGCTAGTTCAGTCAATGTCTGGACTccaggaggagagagaccagctagtTCAGTCAATGTCTGGACTccaggaggagagagaccagctagtTCAGTCAATGTCTGGACTccaggaggagagagaccagctagttcagtcagtgactggactccaggaggagagagaccagctagtTCAGTCAATGTCTGGACTccaggaggagagagaccagctagttcagtcagtgactggactccaggaggagagagaccagctagtTCAGTCAATGTCTGGACTccaggaggagagagaccagctagtTCAGTCAATGTCTGGACTccaggaggagagagaccagctagtTCAGTCAATGTCTAGActccaggaggagagagacaagctCTTGCAGTCTCTCTTCAGCCAAAAAGATGAGAGAGACCAGTTGATGCAGTCAATGTGTGGTTTAAAGGGACAGAGGGACCAGCTAACACAGACACTCAGCCGTCTAGAGCAGGAGAGAGACAAGCTGTCATCTCTCAGTCTTCAAACACGAAAGAGGTACCAGGTGGACCAGTTTGTCTCTGATCTAAAAGAAGAGAAGGAGCAGCTAGTTCAGTCAATGGATGTtctgagagaacagagagaacagctcacagaggagagagaccagttgCAGATGGACGTCGCTACTCTACGGAATCAGCTGCTGTTACAGGGGCGGAGCCACAACCAGCAGCCCTCAGAGAACCATGTTGGCAAGGCAACACGCACAGAGGTTGTGGctacagagagagggggtcagATGCCAAAAACGCATGATGATGGTGATGTCACTCATAGATGCCTGGCCACGGTCTACTCCTACAAGACCATCCGTCTGGCGCAGTCTGCACAG GACCAtttgggagagaaagagggaacagATGTGGAGCAGAGTGGACTGATGAGGGAGATCGAGTCGCTGGGGTTAGAACTCAGAAGCTCACGAGAGGTACTGAAGAAGACCCAATCAGAG GCTCAAAGGTGGTACCGTGAGCTGGGTGTGTCTGAGGTCAGACGAGAGGAGGCTGAGAAGAGGGCGGGAAAGGCAGCCAATAAGGTGAAGAGGGCGGTACAGGCAGCAAATGAGGTGAAGAGGGTGGTACAGGCAGCCAATGAGGTGAAGAGGGCGGTACAGGCAGCAAATGAGGTGAAGAGGGTGGTACAGGCAGCCAATGAGGTGGGGATGAGAGAGGAAACCAAAGAGGTGGAGGAGATGAAGAGGGAAAACCACACACTGAGAGCAGAG TTGGGAGAGGTGAAGAGCAGACTagtgggtctggagagagagaagaccgaTGCTCACTCACTAAGGATCAAGATCGAAGAGAAGTTCAGCTTGCTTCAGGCTGAACTCAAAGCCAAG AGTGTTGCTCTGAAGGAGCTGAGTTCAGAGTACACATCTCTGAAGAGAGAGCAGGGCAGCAGAGAGGACTGGAGCAACACACTCACCTTACTGAGGGTGCGCTATGATGACATCAGAGCTAAG TACAACGTTCTCCTGAGAAAGAGTCAGACGGACCAGGACATAGCTCCTCTAAAG GCCAAGCTGTCATGTCTGGTGGGGAAGTGCCAGCAGAGGAACAGTCTACTGGTGCAGTTGATGCGAGCCCTGCGTCGGTATGGCTGCCTGGACTACAATCTGACCCAGGAGGCTGAGGACCTGCTTAACGACACAGCGCTGCAGGACTACGCCAGCACCTTCACACCCCCATCCACTGCAGCTCTGCAGGAGAACACCCCCCTTCTCCCACCTGCAGCCTCAGAACGACCGGAGCGCTCACAGACCTCTGCTGCAGCCTCCACAGCACAG GAGCTGAGTAAAGCTGTGTCTGAAGGCAGTAGGAGGGAACACTTCAGAGTGTGTGTGGCCACAGCAGACTACTGCCCCTCTCCGAACATGCCTCACACTCTACTGCCAATG CTTCCCCTTTCTGCGGGTGAATCAGTCCAAGTCACTGGACTCCCAGACAGACGTGGGATGTACCATGCCGAGGTGAAAGGGAAGTCTGGCCTGGTCCCTGCCCGTTTCTTAGAGGAGAATGGGAGACCACTCATCCTGACTTCCCCCTCGCCAGAGAGATGTGCCAGTCTGACTAGGAAGCTGACCAGTCCAGGGAAGATCATCAACCTTCACCAGCAGTTGCAGAACACTCTCTCCAACAGCTACCAG GTTTTCCCTTCCAAGACCAGCCCCCAGGTTTACTCCAGTCCCCCTTCAGGACAGGGGTACTCCCCAGGATACCCCAACCACAACCCTTCTGCCCCCAACCGACCCAAGCATACCCTTGTAGCAACTACccctattattactactactagtctCCTATCTACCACTGCCCCCACTAAAACTACCAGTGATGGTGCTACCTCTCCTAAGCAGACCCCAAACAGAGCACATCCAACTACCAACCCTCCtgtccacaccaccaccaccactactgctcTTAGCAGTGGTAAAGAACCCCTCTCTAAAACTGTCTCTATTGCTGCTACCTCCAATGTTACAACCCCTGTTAATACCCCTCCTACCGCTGTGGCCCAGACTGCTAAAGCACAAACTACCACTGCCTTGTGGAACACTGCCCCCACCAAATCTGCCCCTTCAACTATTACCGCTGGAACTACAGCCCCCACCAAAATGGCCCCCATCACTACTGCTCTTTCCCTTGCTGAGTTGTCACGACTGCCTGATGAGGACCATTGCATCAAGAAGCCCCTCGCAATCCTCCAACCTGAACAAGCTAAGCCAACCAAACCCAGAGCTATACCAG AACCTCCAGCTGAGGTGGGCTCTGTTGAGGTCCTCAGGACTGTGGGACAGAGCAGCCTCATGATTGGTTGGGAGAGACCGCCACTGGATGAGCTGGGCTGCAGCAACGGAACCTTTGTGTATGGATACATG atctGTGTAGAAGGGGAGTTCCACAAGTCTGTCATGAGCTCTGCATGCACGAAG TGTATTCTGGAGAATCTGGATCTGTCCGGTCCGGTCCACATCAGTGTTCAGACCCTGGGCTCCAACGGTCTCTATGCAGAGAAGGTCCTCCTCATCTACAGGGGAAAACACACCCAGTTTAGGACAGACCACACCCGTGTCAACACAGCTTCTGCTGCTCCCTGCACAGACCCTGCCTACCTAGACTGCAGGACTCCGCCCACACACCGACACAGTGGCTCCACCCAACCA TTTGTGGCCATCTACAACTACAACCCTCTGAAGGACAGTCCTAACCTCCACCCCAGCAGAGAGCTGgccctgagagagggagacaccgTCATACTGCTAGGCAACCCACGCAACGACGGCTTCTGTCAGGCCGAGGTGGGCCAATCAACAACATCCAG